A single window of Engraulis encrasicolus isolate BLACKSEA-1 chromosome 20, IST_EnEncr_1.0, whole genome shotgun sequence DNA harbors:
- the anln gene encoding anillin isoform X3: MDPFTEKLLERTRARRENLQKKMADRPTAAGRPMAKRSREPLAENNSTLIAEPPVEKVLPSAKPSPSKRRCSDENALNVPAVETENKQPEIPRTRTPTTTTAAEPVIVDRKPPIAPSLSSSNNSTRPTLSSSSSSSLERPAPAPVATQPPTMAPQVLAPQPTPEPMVERTAVCPPEQAVRGGSVETKPQPAAPSVGEADAPVATSGMKARLQKLAAQRHNWDSAAPSDDVTMGSPIQRYDVPPDPVPAPSSSGTPLGRKGRFANLAATIGSWEDDLSHPSASVAPCRDNAQGARPKPGTGSSSGTRQPPPPYGSAPQTASSKTQAASKPTPAPAPAPAPSARQTPVCSPVKSSRVVLPSAQHTEIPEPRPTAQTTTRALPSPSPVSSPQKTPASRQPSGPAAPRGGIVHPASPQKTPLSQGSSSASQSPLKKIQGSRELEAGKGAVGAALASKTATAATATAAGALAPAAATPLQSQHRDATPAQPKATTGTPGVKSFLERFGERCQELNTNKNSPSVSKGTPTTPAATAAASSGTPKSLLIQERLNKIQGTTPTSTTADLTQKQKMEREMELAQIRSRFQKGNAVRNTKPEASFNRSDSKERDSSKESLAPSVGDVSTDTEMKSKAPTSPCVTSSPRKKMEGLAEKKTVEFKEVEKDGAERSHEERVKAVEEEEDKKDEEEVIEKEMNVDGSSINSAVINELFDGVLEESNEQSVGEEDDDEEDALNISSMSLLTETVAAAVKSPERKLLTSTPASSFLEKSSTPESSSSSRQSRFQRVRMLRAGSSDSLENPDEEQNLLYSIDAYRSTRVKAETERQHVKQVIVRKEDVSQRAEQQSRAASHVSIKQKMKELTNELNLQQTVIHQASQALNCCTDEEHGKGSQVEAEAERLLLIATERRVALKAELERVKAAGPGVDQRGGPGEGASATASKGSISLLELRLPLKADFVCSTANRPELSSHYFFVMIRAGPENSVATPLANTRSALSGDALTFATKFELPNVSNDFEIDIEVYYLVHKRELHSDKRKKPTKSKILLECVHELHDVCFSAITPKRFLAITKSNLQTPVVASPGGPNAVRTSNFSLVGSHKLTLASIGKNKFPLEKVPFLCPLEGHIYLKMQCEVGSRVEERGFLTMFEDVSGFGAWHRRWCVLSGYCISYWTYPDDERRKNPIGRINLANCTSHRVEPANREFCARPNTFELITVRPQREDDRETLVSQCHNTMCVTKNWLSADTKDERNLWMQKLNQILVDLRTWQPDSCYRPL; encoded by the exons AAATTGCTGGAGCGCACTCGTGCGCGGCGTGAGAACCTCCAGAAGAAGATGGCGGACAGGCCCACGGCGGCCGGCCGACCCATGGCCAAAAGGAGCCGAGAGCCCCTGGCTGAGAACAACAGCACCCTGATCGCAGAGCCGCCCGTCGAAAAGG TGCTGCCCTCCGCTAAGCCCTCCCCCTCTAAGCGGCGCTGCTCGGACGAGAACGCCCTCAACGTGCCTGCCGTGGAGACGGAGAACAAGCAGCCAGAGATCCCTCGCACCCGCACGcctaccaccaccacagcagcagaGCCTGTCATCGTGGACAGGAAGCCCCCCATCGCCCCCTCTTTatccagcagcaacaacagcacgcGGCctaccctctcctcatcctcatcctcgtcaCTGGAGAGACCTGCTCCCGCTCCTGTTGCCACCCAGCCCCCTACTATGGCACCCCAG GTCTTGGCCCCCCAGCCGACCCCGGAGCCAATGGTGGAGCGCACAGCCGTGTGTCCCCCAGAGCAGGCTGTCAGGGGTGGCAGTGTGGAGACGAAGCCCCAGCCTGCAGCCCCGTCGGTGGGGGAGGCCGACGCCCCAGTAGCCACCTCTGGCATGAAGGCTCGGCTGCAGAAGTTAGCTGCTCAGAGACACAACTGGGACTCGGCAG CCCCATCCGATGATGTCACCATGGGCAGCCCCATCCAGCGTTACGACGTGCCCCCGGACCCCGTCCCCGCCCCCTCCTCCTCGGGCACCCCGCTGGGCAGGAAAGGGCGCTTTGCCAACCTCGCCGCCACCATCGGCTCTTGGGAAGACGATCTGAGCCACCCCTCGGCCTCCGTTGCCCCGTGCAGAGACAATGCACAAGGGGCACGGCCGAAGCCTGGCACTGGATCCAGCAGCGGCACACGCCAGCCCCCTCCACCCTACGGCTCTGCTCCGCAAACAGCCTCCTCCAAGACGCAAGCCGCCAGCAAGCCTACCCCTGCCCCTGCACCTGCCCCTGCCCCTTCAGCCCGTCAG ACCCCCGTGTGTTCTCCGGTGAAGTCCAGCCGCGTGGTGCTACCGAGCGCTCAGCACACGGAGATCCCCGAGCCCCGTCCCACCGCCCAGACCACCACCAGAgctctcccttccccctctcctgtctccagcCCCCAGAAGACCCCCGCCTCCAGGCAGCCAAGCGGACCAGCAGCACCCAGAGGGGGGATAGTCCATCCCGCCAGCCCCCAGAAAACCCCCTTGTCCCAGGGCAGCAGCTCCGCGTCACAGAGCCCCCTGAAGAAGATCCAGGGCTCCAGGGAGCTGGAGGCAGGGAAGGGGGCGGTTGGTGCTGCTTTGGCCAGTAAGACAgccaccgctgctactgctactgctgctggagctctggcccctgctgctgctacccccCTGCAGTCCCAGCACAGAGATGCCACCCCTGCACAACCCAAGGCAACCACTGGCACTCCAG GTGTGAAGTCGTTCCTGGAGCGTTTTGGGGAGAGGTGCCAGGAGCTGAACACCAACAAGAACTCCCCGTCCGTGTCCAAGGGGACCCCCACTACCCCAGCTGCCACCGCCGCCGCTTCCAGTGGCACCCCCAAATCCCTCCTGATACAGGAGAGACTGAACAAGATCCAGggcaccacccccacctccaccactgctgACCTCACCCAGAAGCAGAAGATG GAGCGGGAGATGGAGCTGGCCCAGATACGCAGTCGCTTCCAGAAGGGCAACGCCGTGAGGAACACCAAACCAGAAGCCTCATTCAACAGGAGTGACTCGAAG GAGAGGGATTCCAGCAAAGAGTCTCTGGCCCCCTCTGTTGGTGATGTGAGCACAGACACTGAGATGAAGTCAAAAG CTCCCACATCGCCCTGTGTCACGTCGAGCCCAAGGAAGAAGATGGAAGGTTTAGCTGAGAAGAAGACAGTAGAGTTCAAGGAAGTTGAGAAAGATG GTGCAGAGAGAAGTCACGAAGAGAGAGTGAAGGCagtcgaggaagaggaagataagaaggatgaagaggaagtGATTGAGAAGGAAATGAACGTGGACGGTTCCTCCATCAACTCAGCGGTGATCAACGAGCTGTTTGATGGAGTGCTGGAGGAGAGCAATGAGCAGAGTGTtggagaagaggatgatgatgaagaggacgcACTGAACATCTCCTCCATGTCTCTGCTGACCGAGACTGTGGCAGCAGCCGTCAAAAGCCCAGAGAGGAAACTACTG acgtcgACCCCGGCCAGCTCCTTCCTGGAGAAGAGCAGCACTCCGGAGAGCTCCTCGTCTTCGCGGCAGAGCAGGTTCCAGAGGGTTCGCATGCTCCGCGCCGGCTCCTCCGACAGCCTGGAGAACCCAGACGAGGAGCAGAACCTGCTCTACAG TATCGATGCGTACAGGTCGACGCGCGTGAAGGCAGAGACGGAGCGGCAGCACGTGAAGCAGGTGATCGTTCGCAAGGAAGACGTATCCCAGAGGGCCGAGCAGCAGAGCAGGGCAGCCAGCCATGTCAGCATCAAGCAGAAGATGAAG GAGCTGACCAATGAGCTGAACCTGCAGCAGACGGTGATCCACCAGGCCAGCCAGGCGCTCAACTGCTGCACAGACGAGGAGCACGGCAAGGGGTCACaagtggaggcagaggcagagagactacTGCTCATAGCCA CGGAGCGTCGCGTGGCCCTGAAGGCAGAGCTGGAGCGTGTGAAGGCCGCGGGCCCCGGTGTGGACCAAAGAGGGGGCCCCGGGGAGGGGGCCTCTGCCACGGCCTCCAAAGGCTCCATCAGCCTACTGGAGCTCCGCCTGCCACTCAAGGCGGACTTCGTCTGCTCCACCGCCAACAGACCAG agttGAGTAGTCATTACTTCTTCGTGATGATCCGTGCCGGGCCTGAGAACAGCGTGGCTACTCCCTTGGCCAACACACGCAGCGCACTGAGTGGAGATGCCCTCACATTCGCCACCAAGTTTGAACt GCCGAACGTGTCAAACGACTTTGAGATTGACATTGAAGTCTACTACCTG GTTCACAAAAGAGAGCTGCACTCAGACAAGAGGAAGAAGCCCACCAAATCAAAG ATCCTTCTGGAGTGTGTTCATGAGCTCCACGACGTGTGCTTTTCG GCTATCACTCCTAAGCGCTTCCTGGCCATAACC AAGAGTAATCTGCAAACTCCAG TTGTAGCCAGCCCCGGGGGACCTAATGCTGTGCGCACCAGCAATTTCTCCCTTGTGGGCTCTCACAAGCTAACGCTGGCCTCCATTGGCAAGAACAAGTTCCCTCTGGAGAAG gtgccatTCCTGTGTCCGCTGGAAGGTCATATCTATCTGAAGATGCAGTGTGAAGTGGGATCccgtgtggaggagagaggcttCCTG ACGATGTTCGAGGACGTGAGCGGCTTTGGGGCGTGGCACAGGAGGTGGTGTGTTCTCTCAGGATACTGCATCTCCTACTGGACCTACCCTGATGACGAGAGACGcaag AACCCCATTGGGCGGATCAACCTGGCCAACTGCACGAGTCACCGGGTGGAGCCGGCTAACCGCGAGTTCTGCGCTCGGCCCAACACCTTCGAGCTCATCACAGTGCGACCACAGCGCGAGGATGACCGTGAGACGCTTGTCAGCCAGTGCCACAACACCATGTGTGTCACCAA
- the anln gene encoding anillin isoform X4: MDPFTEKLLERTRARRENLQKKMADRPTAAGRPMAKRSREPLAENNSTLIAEPPVEKVLPSAKPSPSKRRCSDENALNVPAVETENKQPEIPRTRTPTTTTAAEPVIVDRKPPIAPSLSSSNNSTRPTLSSSSSSSLERPAPAPVATQPPTMAPQVLAPQPTPEPMVERTAVCPPEQAVRGGSVETKPQPAAPSVGEADAPVATSGMKARLQKLAAQRHNWDSAAPSDDVTMGSPIQRYDVPPDPVPAPSSSGTPLGRKGRFANLAATIGSWEDDLSHPSASVAPCRDNAQGARPKPGTGSSSGTRQPPPPYGSAPQTASSKTQAASKPTPAPAPAPAPSARQTPVCSPVKSSRVVLPSAQHTEIPEPRPTAQTTTRALPSPSPVSSPQKTPASRQPSGPAAPRGGIVHPASPQKTPLSQGSSSASQSPLKKIQGSRELEAGKGAVGAALASKTATAATATAAGALAPAAATPLQSQHRDATPAQPKATTGTPGVKSFLERFGERCQELNTNKNSPSVSKGTPTTPAATAAASSGTPKSLLIQERLNKIQGTTPTSTTADLTQKQKMEREMELAQIRSRFQKGNAVRNTKPEASFNRSDSKERDSSKESLAPSVGDVSTDTEMKSKAPTSPCVTSSPRKKMEGLAEKKTVEFKEVEKDGAERSHEERVKAVEEEEDKKDEEEVIEKEMNVDGSSINSAVINELFDGVLEESNEQSVGEEDDDEEDALNISSMSLLTETVAAAVKSPERKLLTSTPASSFLEKSSTPESSSSSRQSRFQRVRMLRAGSSDSLENPDEEQNLLYSIDAYRSTRVKAETERQHVKQVIVRKEDVSQRAEQQSRAASHVSIKQKMKELTNELNLQQTVIHQASQALNCCTDEEHGKGSQVEAEAERLLLIATERRVALKAELERVKAAGPGVDQRGGPGEGASATASKGSISLLELRLPLKADFVCSTANRPELSSHYFFVMIRAGPENSVATPLANTRSALSGDALTFATKFELPNVSNDFEIDIEVYYLVHKRELHSDKRKKPTKSKAITPKRFLAITKSNLQTPVVASPGGPNAVRTSNFSLVGSHKLTLASIGKNKFPLEKVPFLCPLEGHIYLKMQCEVGSRVEERGFLTMFEDVSGFGAWHRRWCVLSGYCISYWTYPDDERRKNPIGRINLANCTSHRVEPANREFCARPNTFELITVRPQREDDRETLVSQCHNTMCVTKNWLSADTKDERNLWMQKLNQILVDLRTWQPDSCYRPL; the protein is encoded by the exons AAATTGCTGGAGCGCACTCGTGCGCGGCGTGAGAACCTCCAGAAGAAGATGGCGGACAGGCCCACGGCGGCCGGCCGACCCATGGCCAAAAGGAGCCGAGAGCCCCTGGCTGAGAACAACAGCACCCTGATCGCAGAGCCGCCCGTCGAAAAGG TGCTGCCCTCCGCTAAGCCCTCCCCCTCTAAGCGGCGCTGCTCGGACGAGAACGCCCTCAACGTGCCTGCCGTGGAGACGGAGAACAAGCAGCCAGAGATCCCTCGCACCCGCACGcctaccaccaccacagcagcagaGCCTGTCATCGTGGACAGGAAGCCCCCCATCGCCCCCTCTTTatccagcagcaacaacagcacgcGGCctaccctctcctcatcctcatcctcgtcaCTGGAGAGACCTGCTCCCGCTCCTGTTGCCACCCAGCCCCCTACTATGGCACCCCAG GTCTTGGCCCCCCAGCCGACCCCGGAGCCAATGGTGGAGCGCACAGCCGTGTGTCCCCCAGAGCAGGCTGTCAGGGGTGGCAGTGTGGAGACGAAGCCCCAGCCTGCAGCCCCGTCGGTGGGGGAGGCCGACGCCCCAGTAGCCACCTCTGGCATGAAGGCTCGGCTGCAGAAGTTAGCTGCTCAGAGACACAACTGGGACTCGGCAG CCCCATCCGATGATGTCACCATGGGCAGCCCCATCCAGCGTTACGACGTGCCCCCGGACCCCGTCCCCGCCCCCTCCTCCTCGGGCACCCCGCTGGGCAGGAAAGGGCGCTTTGCCAACCTCGCCGCCACCATCGGCTCTTGGGAAGACGATCTGAGCCACCCCTCGGCCTCCGTTGCCCCGTGCAGAGACAATGCACAAGGGGCACGGCCGAAGCCTGGCACTGGATCCAGCAGCGGCACACGCCAGCCCCCTCCACCCTACGGCTCTGCTCCGCAAACAGCCTCCTCCAAGACGCAAGCCGCCAGCAAGCCTACCCCTGCCCCTGCACCTGCCCCTGCCCCTTCAGCCCGTCAG ACCCCCGTGTGTTCTCCGGTGAAGTCCAGCCGCGTGGTGCTACCGAGCGCTCAGCACACGGAGATCCCCGAGCCCCGTCCCACCGCCCAGACCACCACCAGAgctctcccttccccctctcctgtctccagcCCCCAGAAGACCCCCGCCTCCAGGCAGCCAAGCGGACCAGCAGCACCCAGAGGGGGGATAGTCCATCCCGCCAGCCCCCAGAAAACCCCCTTGTCCCAGGGCAGCAGCTCCGCGTCACAGAGCCCCCTGAAGAAGATCCAGGGCTCCAGGGAGCTGGAGGCAGGGAAGGGGGCGGTTGGTGCTGCTTTGGCCAGTAAGACAgccaccgctgctactgctactgctgctggagctctggcccctgctgctgctacccccCTGCAGTCCCAGCACAGAGATGCCACCCCTGCACAACCCAAGGCAACCACTGGCACTCCAG GTGTGAAGTCGTTCCTGGAGCGTTTTGGGGAGAGGTGCCAGGAGCTGAACACCAACAAGAACTCCCCGTCCGTGTCCAAGGGGACCCCCACTACCCCAGCTGCCACCGCCGCCGCTTCCAGTGGCACCCCCAAATCCCTCCTGATACAGGAGAGACTGAACAAGATCCAGggcaccacccccacctccaccactgctgACCTCACCCAGAAGCAGAAGATG GAGCGGGAGATGGAGCTGGCCCAGATACGCAGTCGCTTCCAGAAGGGCAACGCCGTGAGGAACACCAAACCAGAAGCCTCATTCAACAGGAGTGACTCGAAG GAGAGGGATTCCAGCAAAGAGTCTCTGGCCCCCTCTGTTGGTGATGTGAGCACAGACACTGAGATGAAGTCAAAAG CTCCCACATCGCCCTGTGTCACGTCGAGCCCAAGGAAGAAGATGGAAGGTTTAGCTGAGAAGAAGACAGTAGAGTTCAAGGAAGTTGAGAAAGATG GTGCAGAGAGAAGTCACGAAGAGAGAGTGAAGGCagtcgaggaagaggaagataagaaggatgaagaggaagtGATTGAGAAGGAAATGAACGTGGACGGTTCCTCCATCAACTCAGCGGTGATCAACGAGCTGTTTGATGGAGTGCTGGAGGAGAGCAATGAGCAGAGTGTtggagaagaggatgatgatgaagaggacgcACTGAACATCTCCTCCATGTCTCTGCTGACCGAGACTGTGGCAGCAGCCGTCAAAAGCCCAGAGAGGAAACTACTG acgtcgACCCCGGCCAGCTCCTTCCTGGAGAAGAGCAGCACTCCGGAGAGCTCCTCGTCTTCGCGGCAGAGCAGGTTCCAGAGGGTTCGCATGCTCCGCGCCGGCTCCTCCGACAGCCTGGAGAACCCAGACGAGGAGCAGAACCTGCTCTACAG TATCGATGCGTACAGGTCGACGCGCGTGAAGGCAGAGACGGAGCGGCAGCACGTGAAGCAGGTGATCGTTCGCAAGGAAGACGTATCCCAGAGGGCCGAGCAGCAGAGCAGGGCAGCCAGCCATGTCAGCATCAAGCAGAAGATGAAG GAGCTGACCAATGAGCTGAACCTGCAGCAGACGGTGATCCACCAGGCCAGCCAGGCGCTCAACTGCTGCACAGACGAGGAGCACGGCAAGGGGTCACaagtggaggcagaggcagagagactacTGCTCATAGCCA CGGAGCGTCGCGTGGCCCTGAAGGCAGAGCTGGAGCGTGTGAAGGCCGCGGGCCCCGGTGTGGACCAAAGAGGGGGCCCCGGGGAGGGGGCCTCTGCCACGGCCTCCAAAGGCTCCATCAGCCTACTGGAGCTCCGCCTGCCACTCAAGGCGGACTTCGTCTGCTCCACCGCCAACAGACCAG agttGAGTAGTCATTACTTCTTCGTGATGATCCGTGCCGGGCCTGAGAACAGCGTGGCTACTCCCTTGGCCAACACACGCAGCGCACTGAGTGGAGATGCCCTCACATTCGCCACCAAGTTTGAACt GCCGAACGTGTCAAACGACTTTGAGATTGACATTGAAGTCTACTACCTG GTTCACAAAAGAGAGCTGCACTCAGACAAGAGGAAGAAGCCCACCAAATCAAAG GCTATCACTCCTAAGCGCTTCCTGGCCATAACC AAGAGTAATCTGCAAACTCCAG TTGTAGCCAGCCCCGGGGGACCTAATGCTGTGCGCACCAGCAATTTCTCCCTTGTGGGCTCTCACAAGCTAACGCTGGCCTCCATTGGCAAGAACAAGTTCCCTCTGGAGAAG gtgccatTCCTGTGTCCGCTGGAAGGTCATATCTATCTGAAGATGCAGTGTGAAGTGGGATCccgtgtggaggagagaggcttCCTG ACGATGTTCGAGGACGTGAGCGGCTTTGGGGCGTGGCACAGGAGGTGGTGTGTTCTCTCAGGATACTGCATCTCCTACTGGACCTACCCTGATGACGAGAGACGcaag AACCCCATTGGGCGGATCAACCTGGCCAACTGCACGAGTCACCGGGTGGAGCCGGCTAACCGCGAGTTCTGCGCTCGGCCCAACACCTTCGAGCTCATCACAGTGCGACCACAGCGCGAGGATGACCGTGAGACGCTTGTCAGCCAGTGCCACAACACCATGTGTGTCACCAA
- the anln gene encoding anillin isoform X2, with product MDPFTEKLLERTRARRENLQKKMADRPTAAGRPMAKRSREPLAENNSTLIAEPPVEKVLPSAKPSPSKRRCSDENALNVPAVETENKQPEIPRTRTPTTTTAAEPVIVDRKPPIAPSLSSSNNSTRPTLSSSSSSSLERPAPAPVATQPPTMAPQVLAPQPTPEPMVERTAVCPPEQAVRGGSVETKPQPAAPSVGEADAPVATSGMKARLQKLAAQRHNWDSAAPSDDVTMGSPIQRYDVPPDPVPAPSSSGTPLGRKGRFANLAATIGSWEDDLSHPSASVAPCRDNAQGARPKPGTGSSSGTRQPPPPYGSAPQTASSKTQAASKPTPAPAPAPAPSARQTPVCSPVKSSRVVLPSAQHTEIPEPRPTAQTTTRALPSPSPVSSPQKTPASRQPSGPAAPRGGIVHPASPQKTPLSQGSSSASQSPLKKIQGSRELEAGKGAVGAALASKTATAATATAAGALAPAAATPLQSQHRDATPAQPKATTGTPGVKSFLERFGERCQELNTNKNSPSVSKGTPTTPAATAAASSGTPKSLLIQERLNKIQGTTPTSTTADLTQKQKMEREMELAQIRSRFQKGNAVRNTKPEASFNRSDSKERDSSKESLAPSVGDVSTDTEMKSKAPTSPCVTSSPRKKMEGLAEKKTVEFKEVEKDGAERSHEERVKAVEEEEDKKDEEEVIEKEMNVDGSSINSAVINELFDGVLEESNEQSVGEEDDDEEDALNISSMSLLTETVAAAVKSPERKLLTSTPASSFLEKSSTPESSSSSRQSRFQRVRMLRAGSSDSLENPDEEQNLLYSIDAYRSTRVKAETERQHVKQVIVRKEDVSQRAEQQSRAASHVSIKQKMKELTNELNLQQTVIHQASQALNCCTDEEHGKGSQVEAEAERLLLIATERRVALKAELERVKAAGPGVDQRGGPGEGASATASKGSISLLELRLPLKADFVCSTANRPELSSHYFFVMIRAGPENSVATPLANTRSALSGDALTFATKFELPNVSNDFEIDIEVYYLVHKRELHSDKRKKPTKSKAITPKRFLAITKSNLQTPVVASPGGPNAVRTSNFSLVGSHKLTLASIGKNKFPLEKIKYEGLERELLSDMFQKKVPFLCPLEGHIYLKMQCEVGSRVEERGFLTMFEDVSGFGAWHRRWCVLSGYCISYWTYPDDERRKNPIGRINLANCTSHRVEPANREFCARPNTFELITVRPQREDDRETLVSQCHNTMCVTKNWLSADTKDERNLWMQKLNQILVDLRTWQPDSCYRPL from the exons AAATTGCTGGAGCGCACTCGTGCGCGGCGTGAGAACCTCCAGAAGAAGATGGCGGACAGGCCCACGGCGGCCGGCCGACCCATGGCCAAAAGGAGCCGAGAGCCCCTGGCTGAGAACAACAGCACCCTGATCGCAGAGCCGCCCGTCGAAAAGG TGCTGCCCTCCGCTAAGCCCTCCCCCTCTAAGCGGCGCTGCTCGGACGAGAACGCCCTCAACGTGCCTGCCGTGGAGACGGAGAACAAGCAGCCAGAGATCCCTCGCACCCGCACGcctaccaccaccacagcagcagaGCCTGTCATCGTGGACAGGAAGCCCCCCATCGCCCCCTCTTTatccagcagcaacaacagcacgcGGCctaccctctcctcatcctcatcctcgtcaCTGGAGAGACCTGCTCCCGCTCCTGTTGCCACCCAGCCCCCTACTATGGCACCCCAG GTCTTGGCCCCCCAGCCGACCCCGGAGCCAATGGTGGAGCGCACAGCCGTGTGTCCCCCAGAGCAGGCTGTCAGGGGTGGCAGTGTGGAGACGAAGCCCCAGCCTGCAGCCCCGTCGGTGGGGGAGGCCGACGCCCCAGTAGCCACCTCTGGCATGAAGGCTCGGCTGCAGAAGTTAGCTGCTCAGAGACACAACTGGGACTCGGCAG CCCCATCCGATGATGTCACCATGGGCAGCCCCATCCAGCGTTACGACGTGCCCCCGGACCCCGTCCCCGCCCCCTCCTCCTCGGGCACCCCGCTGGGCAGGAAAGGGCGCTTTGCCAACCTCGCCGCCACCATCGGCTCTTGGGAAGACGATCTGAGCCACCCCTCGGCCTCCGTTGCCCCGTGCAGAGACAATGCACAAGGGGCACGGCCGAAGCCTGGCACTGGATCCAGCAGCGGCACACGCCAGCCCCCTCCACCCTACGGCTCTGCTCCGCAAACAGCCTCCTCCAAGACGCAAGCCGCCAGCAAGCCTACCCCTGCCCCTGCACCTGCCCCTGCCCCTTCAGCCCGTCAG ACCCCCGTGTGTTCTCCGGTGAAGTCCAGCCGCGTGGTGCTACCGAGCGCTCAGCACACGGAGATCCCCGAGCCCCGTCCCACCGCCCAGACCACCACCAGAgctctcccttccccctctcctgtctccagcCCCCAGAAGACCCCCGCCTCCAGGCAGCCAAGCGGACCAGCAGCACCCAGAGGGGGGATAGTCCATCCCGCCAGCCCCCAGAAAACCCCCTTGTCCCAGGGCAGCAGCTCCGCGTCACAGAGCCCCCTGAAGAAGATCCAGGGCTCCAGGGAGCTGGAGGCAGGGAAGGGGGCGGTTGGTGCTGCTTTGGCCAGTAAGACAgccaccgctgctactgctactgctgctggagctctggcccctgctgctgctacccccCTGCAGTCCCAGCACAGAGATGCCACCCCTGCACAACCCAAGGCAACCACTGGCACTCCAG GTGTGAAGTCGTTCCTGGAGCGTTTTGGGGAGAGGTGCCAGGAGCTGAACACCAACAAGAACTCCCCGTCCGTGTCCAAGGGGACCCCCACTACCCCAGCTGCCACCGCCGCCGCTTCCAGTGGCACCCCCAAATCCCTCCTGATACAGGAGAGACTGAACAAGATCCAGggcaccacccccacctccaccactgctgACCTCACCCAGAAGCAGAAGATG GAGCGGGAGATGGAGCTGGCCCAGATACGCAGTCGCTTCCAGAAGGGCAACGCCGTGAGGAACACCAAACCAGAAGCCTCATTCAACAGGAGTGACTCGAAG GAGAGGGATTCCAGCAAAGAGTCTCTGGCCCCCTCTGTTGGTGATGTGAGCACAGACACTGAGATGAAGTCAAAAG CTCCCACATCGCCCTGTGTCACGTCGAGCCCAAGGAAGAAGATGGAAGGTTTAGCTGAGAAGAAGACAGTAGAGTTCAAGGAAGTTGAGAAAGATG GTGCAGAGAGAAGTCACGAAGAGAGAGTGAAGGCagtcgaggaagaggaagataagaaggatgaagaggaagtGATTGAGAAGGAAATGAACGTGGACGGTTCCTCCATCAACTCAGCGGTGATCAACGAGCTGTTTGATGGAGTGCTGGAGGAGAGCAATGAGCAGAGTGTtggagaagaggatgatgatgaagaggacgcACTGAACATCTCCTCCATGTCTCTGCTGACCGAGACTGTGGCAGCAGCCGTCAAAAGCCCAGAGAGGAAACTACTG acgtcgACCCCGGCCAGCTCCTTCCTGGAGAAGAGCAGCACTCCGGAGAGCTCCTCGTCTTCGCGGCAGAGCAGGTTCCAGAGGGTTCGCATGCTCCGCGCCGGCTCCTCCGACAGCCTGGAGAACCCAGACGAGGAGCAGAACCTGCTCTACAG TATCGATGCGTACAGGTCGACGCGCGTGAAGGCAGAGACGGAGCGGCAGCACGTGAAGCAGGTGATCGTTCGCAAGGAAGACGTATCCCAGAGGGCCGAGCAGCAGAGCAGGGCAGCCAGCCATGTCAGCATCAAGCAGAAGATGAAG GAGCTGACCAATGAGCTGAACCTGCAGCAGACGGTGATCCACCAGGCCAGCCAGGCGCTCAACTGCTGCACAGACGAGGAGCACGGCAAGGGGTCACaagtggaggcagaggcagagagactacTGCTCATAGCCA CGGAGCGTCGCGTGGCCCTGAAGGCAGAGCTGGAGCGTGTGAAGGCCGCGGGCCCCGGTGTGGACCAAAGAGGGGGCCCCGGGGAGGGGGCCTCTGCCACGGCCTCCAAAGGCTCCATCAGCCTACTGGAGCTCCGCCTGCCACTCAAGGCGGACTTCGTCTGCTCCACCGCCAACAGACCAG agttGAGTAGTCATTACTTCTTCGTGATGATCCGTGCCGGGCCTGAGAACAGCGTGGCTACTCCCTTGGCCAACACACGCAGCGCACTGAGTGGAGATGCCCTCACATTCGCCACCAAGTTTGAACt GCCGAACGTGTCAAACGACTTTGAGATTGACATTGAAGTCTACTACCTG GTTCACAAAAGAGAGCTGCACTCAGACAAGAGGAAGAAGCCCACCAAATCAAAG GCTATCACTCCTAAGCGCTTCCTGGCCATAACC AAGAGTAATCTGCAAACTCCAG TTGTAGCCAGCCCCGGGGGACCTAATGCTGTGCGCACCAGCAATTTCTCCCTTGTGGGCTCTCACAAGCTAACGCTGGCCTCCATTGGCAAGAACAAGTTCCCTCTGGAGAAG ATCAAATATGAAGGGCTTGAGAGAGAGCTACTCAGTGACATGTTTCAGAAAAAG gtgccatTCCTGTGTCCGCTGGAAGGTCATATCTATCTGAAGATGCAGTGTGAAGTGGGATCccgtgtggaggagagaggcttCCTG ACGATGTTCGAGGACGTGAGCGGCTTTGGGGCGTGGCACAGGAGGTGGTGTGTTCTCTCAGGATACTGCATCTCCTACTGGACCTACCCTGATGACGAGAGACGcaag AACCCCATTGGGCGGATCAACCTGGCCAACTGCACGAGTCACCGGGTGGAGCCGGCTAACCGCGAGTTCTGCGCTCGGCCCAACACCTTCGAGCTCATCACAGTGCGACCACAGCGCGAGGATGACCGTGAGACGCTTGTCAGCCAGTGCCACAACACCATGTGTGTCACCAA